A single window of Acidobacteriota bacterium DNA harbors:
- a CDS encoding HEPN domain-containing protein → MMLRAELNRIAKGRLKDANVLFNAGRYDGAIYLCGYAVETALKARICSTLKWPGFPSTRREFEGYQSFRTHDLEVLLHLSGAEEKIKTKHFVEWSIVVT, encoded by the coding sequence ATGATGTTGAGAGCAGAGTTAAACAGAATAGCCAAAGGGCGGCTGAAAGATGCGAACGTTTTATTTAACGCCGGACGATATGATGGTGCAATTTATCTTTGTGGGTATGCGGTAGAAACTGCTCTCAAAGCACGGATTTGCTCAACATTAAAGTGGCCAGGGTTTCCATCCACCCGGAGAGAGTTTGAAGGCTACCAGAGTTTTCGTACGCATGACTTGGAAGTGCTTCTTCATCTTTCTGGAGCCGAAGAGAAGATCAAAACTAAACACTTTGTTGAATGGTCTATCGTTGTCACTTAG
- a CDS encoding FdhF/YdeP family oxidoreductase encodes MNNAGWNRSRWVSLMPNGMGQVKPNHYLDMAKIVWRNRDQLPFAWRILTKGVCDGCALGTSGIRDFTMDGVHLCMVRLELMRLNTAPALDVKLLEDADRLSTMTASELRELGRLPYPMLRRKGETGFRRIRWEEALSLAASRLKDVDPQRIAFYLTSRGLTNEAYYVAQKVARFLGTNNVDNSARICHAPSTVAMKQSLGVAASTVSYKDWIGTDLLVFFGSNTPNNQPVTTKYIYYAKQQGTRVAVINPYREPGMERYWIPSVTESALFGTKIADEFFQVHTGGDKAFIAGVQKHLIEQNWTDNDFVARHTTGFEELKTTLSDQSWELLEAASGASRKEMLRFAKLLAEAKTAIFVWSMGITQHADGVSNVRAIVDLALARGFVGKPKSGLVPIRGHSGVQGGAEVGCVPNQFPGGVAVDETGAAKMRQLWGFEVPTKKGLNAIQMIEAAHEGRFDWFYISGGNFLETLPEPEFVREAIARLPIRIHQDIVLSPQMFVEPADTVLLLPAQTRYEQRGGGTETSTERRILFSPEIPGRRIGEAKAEWEIPMLIAERARPELVKQIHFDDGQAIRNEIARAVPAYDGIQTLRKTGDQIQWGGQRLCEARNDDGHVIPKFQTADGRAKFSTIEIKPIAENGKLRLSTRRGKQFNSMIQNRRDPLNGAHREDVLMNEADATRLGIAEGDLILVRGDAGKLQGRCRFAPIAPGNVQVHWPEGNVLIRRGVCDPECGIPEYNTIVEIERFD; translated from the coding sequence ATGAACAATGCTGGTTGGAACAGATCGCGTTGGGTCAGTTTGATGCCCAACGGCATGGGCCAGGTGAAACCGAACCATTATCTGGATATGGCGAAGATTGTCTGGCGCAACCGCGATCAACTGCCCTTTGCCTGGCGCATTCTGACCAAAGGCGTTTGCGACGGATGCGCGTTGGGCACAAGCGGCATTCGCGATTTCACAATGGATGGCGTGCATTTGTGCATGGTTCGATTGGAATTGATGCGACTCAATACCGCGCCCGCGCTGGATGTGAAACTGCTCGAAGACGCTGATCGGCTCTCAACGATGACGGCCAGTGAACTGCGCGAACTTGGCCGCTTGCCCTATCCGATGCTCCGACGGAAAGGAGAAACGGGCTTTCGACGTATCAGATGGGAAGAGGCGTTGAGTCTCGCAGCTTCTCGGTTGAAGGATGTTGATCCGCAGCGAATCGCGTTTTACCTGACTTCGCGCGGGTTGACGAATGAAGCTTATTACGTTGCCCAGAAAGTCGCGCGCTTTCTGGGCACAAACAATGTGGATAACTCTGCGCGGATTTGCCACGCGCCTTCGACCGTAGCGATGAAACAAAGCTTGGGCGTAGCGGCTTCGACGGTTTCCTACAAAGACTGGATCGGTACGGACTTGTTGGTCTTTTTTGGCAGCAACACGCCGAACAACCAGCCGGTGACAACCAAGTATATTTACTACGCCAAACAACAGGGAACGCGCGTAGCTGTCATCAACCCATATCGCGAACCGGGGATGGAGCGGTACTGGATTCCTTCCGTTACGGAAAGCGCGCTGTTCGGGACGAAAATCGCCGATGAATTTTTCCAGGTTCATACGGGCGGTGATAAAGCCTTCATCGCCGGAGTGCAGAAGCATCTGATTGAACAGAACTGGACGGATAACGATTTCGTTGCTCGGCACACGACAGGGTTTGAAGAGCTGAAAACCACATTGTCCGATCAATCGTGGGAATTGCTGGAAGCCGCGTCGGGCGCAAGCCGCAAAGAAATGCTGCGCTTTGCCAAGCTACTGGCCGAAGCGAAGACGGCGATTTTCGTCTGGTCCATGGGCATCACGCAGCACGCAGACGGCGTTTCCAATGTCCGAGCAATTGTTGATCTGGCGCTCGCGCGCGGCTTTGTCGGCAAACCGAAAAGCGGTTTGGTTCCCATTCGCGGCCATTCCGGCGTGCAGGGCGGCGCGGAAGTCGGTTGTGTGCCGAATCAGTTTCCCGGCGGTGTAGCCGTTGACGAGACCGGGGCGGCGAAGATGCGGCAGCTTTGGGGATTTGAAGTTCCGACGAAAAAAGGTTTGAACGCTATCCAGATGATCGAAGCGGCGCACGAAGGGCGGTTTGATTGGTTTTACATCAGTGGCGGCAACTTTCTGGAAACGCTGCCCGAGCCGGAATTTGTCCGCGAAGCCATTGCTCGCCTTCCGATTCGCATTCACCAGGATATTGTGCTCAGCCCGCAAATGTTCGTCGAACCTGCCGATACGGTCTTGCTGCTTCCAGCGCAAACTCGCTATGAACAGCGCGGCGGTGGAACGGAAACTTCGACCGAAAGGCGAATCTTATTCAGTCCCGAAATTCCAGGCCGTCGCATTGGCGAAGCCAAAGCCGAATGGGAAATCCCGATGCTGATTGCCGAACGCGCCAGACCGGAATTAGTGAAGCAGATTCACTTCGATGACGGCCAAGCCATTCGCAACGAAATCGCCCGCGCAGTTCCAGCTTACGATGGCATTCAAACCTTGCGGAAAACTGGCGATCAAATTCAATGGGGAGGCCAACGATTGTGCGAAGCGCGCAACGATGACGGACACGTCATTCCCAAATTTCAAACTGCTGACGGGCGCGCAAAGTTTTCAACGATTGAAATCAAACCAATCGCTGAAAACGGCAAGCTGCGGCTTTCAACGCGGCGGGGTAAACAATTCAACAGCATGATTCAAAACCGCCGCGACCCACTCAATGGCGCTCATCGCGAAGATGTGTTGATGAACGAAGCCGATGCCACGCGGTTGGGAATTGCCGAGGGCGATTTGATCCTTGTTCGCGGTGACGCCGGAAAGTTGCAAGGCCGCTGTCGCTTCGCGCCGATTGCGCCGGGCAATGTGCAGGTGCATTGGCCGGAAGGCAACGTGCTGATTCGGCGCGGAGTGTGTGATCCCGAATGTGGCATTCCAGAGTACAATACGATTGTTGAAATTGAGCGATTCGACTAA
- a CDS encoding YkgJ family cysteine cluster protein: MAKKELPVLQNGNKTTKKSRLKYDCSKCPGYCCSYDWIRVNKRDILRLAKRFSLTFEQAEKKFTKYEKEYKARVLRHRKDHIFKSMCMFFDQEKRNCTVYEHRPTTCREFPEETTCGYYNFLMWEREHQDDPEFIPMQV, translated from the coding sequence ATGGCGAAAAAAGAACTTCCTGTTTTGCAGAACGGAAACAAGACGACCAAAAAATCCCGGCTCAAATACGACTGTTCAAAATGTCCAGGGTATTGCTGTTCGTACGATTGGATTCGGGTCAACAAACGCGACATTTTGCGGCTGGCCAAACGCTTCAGCCTGACATTTGAACAAGCCGAAAAGAAATTTACGAAATACGAAAAGGAATACAAGGCGCGCGTGCTGCGGCATCGAAAAGATCACATCTTCAAAAGCATGTGCATGTTCTTCGACCAGGAAAAACGGAACTGCACTGTCTACGAACATCGCCCGACCACCTGCCGCGAATTTCCGGAAGAGACAACTTGCGGGTACTACAATTTTTTGATGTGGGAGCGCGAGCATCAGGACGATCCGGAATTTATCCCGATGCAAGTTTGA
- a CDS encoding undecaprenyl/decaprenyl-phosphate alpha-N-acetylglucosaminyl 1-phosphate transferase — protein sequence MRSYVTLFLLSFIAALLLTPIVRRKATEWGAIAVPDGDNGGRHIHANPTPKLGGIAIYLAFMATLACVPLLTNMVGDIFRANLPRLLMLLAPATLIFLFGIYDDFRNVGAPEKVIVQTLAAAMIFIADFRIENISSPFGGHWHLPLWLSFLLTAVWIVGITNAFNLIDGIDGLAAGASVFALLSILVFSVAQGNPEISQLAIVLVGAVLGFLRFNFNPATIFLGDSGSLFLGFMAAALSLAGSQKGSTIVAIAIPLISFGLPVTEAGLSLARRFVSGQSLLAGDRGHIHHKLLQQGLTQRKAVILLYAVCAMFSLFGLMLLNPKRSLAALIFFVLGVGILFGVQRLRYAEFAELGNQIRQGVTQRRRSLAVNVKVRRASEHLGRVQTSAQLFAALESMLETNEFDSAVLDLNVGQFLIGQDNATHTIWSWKREDAESDGTLPADRFADETSARWMLSLPLTDEAGKSIGLMTFHRNLAAKALTIDLQHLCGEFQRELSAALLRVSKEQLQTCIGINSGSS from the coding sequence ATGAGATCCTACGTCACACTGTTTTTGCTTTCGTTCATCGCGGCTTTGCTGTTGACGCCCATCGTGCGTCGCAAAGCAACCGAATGGGGCGCGATTGCTGTGCCGGATGGCGACAATGGAGGGCGACATATTCACGCCAACCCCACGCCGAAATTGGGCGGCATTGCGATCTATCTGGCGTTTATGGCGACGCTGGCCTGTGTGCCGCTGTTGACGAACATGGTGGGCGATATTTTTCGCGCCAATCTGCCACGTTTGCTAATGCTGCTTGCTCCGGCGACGTTAATTTTTCTGTTTGGAATTTACGATGATTTTCGCAACGTCGGCGCACCGGAAAAAGTGATCGTGCAAACCCTGGCCGCAGCCATGATTTTTATCGCAGACTTTCGCATCGAGAACATCTCGTCCCCGTTTGGCGGCCATTGGCATTTGCCGTTGTGGCTGAGTTTTTTGCTGACGGCGGTTTGGATTGTGGGGATTACCAACGCGTTCAATTTGATTGACGGCATTGATGGATTGGCGGCGGGCGCGTCGGTATTTGCGCTGCTTTCGATTCTGGTGTTTTCCGTCGCCCAGGGAAACCCCGAAATCAGCCAATTGGCCATTGTCCTGGTGGGAGCGGTGCTGGGATTTCTGCGGTTCAATTTCAATCCGGCGACCATCTTTCTGGGAGATTCGGGCAGTTTGTTTTTGGGCTTTATGGCTGCGGCATTGTCGCTGGCAGGTTCGCAAAAAGGATCAACGATCGTGGCGATTGCGATTCCGCTGATTTCGTTTGGCTTGCCTGTGACCGAAGCGGGGCTTTCGCTGGCTCGGCGTTTTGTGTCCGGCCAATCGCTTTTGGCCGGAGATCGTGGCCACATTCATCACAAACTATTGCAACAAGGTCTGACGCAGCGTAAAGCAGTAATTTTGCTGTATGCCGTATGCGCCATGTTCTCGCTGTTCGGACTGATGCTGCTGAATCCAAAACGTAGTTTGGCGGCGCTGATCTTTTTTGTGCTGGGCGTGGGAATTTTGTTCGGCGTCCAGCGGTTGCGATATGCGGAGTTTGCCGAACTGGGCAACCAGATCAGGCAAGGTGTTACGCAGCGTCGGCGTTCCCTGGCCGTCAACGTAAAAGTCCGCCGCGCCAGCGAACATTTGGGCAGGGTTCAAACTTCGGCCCAGCTTTTTGCCGCGCTGGAGTCCATGCTGGAAACCAACGAATTCGATTCCGCCGTGCTGGATTTGAATGTCGGGCAGTTCTTAATTGGTCAAGACAACGCCACGCACACCATTTGGAGTTGGAAACGCGAGGATGCCGAATCGGATGGAACGCTGCCAGCAGATCGGTTTGCGGATGAAACTTCCGCTCGCTGGATGTTGAGCTTGCCCTTGACCGATGAAGCGGGCAAAAGCATCGGTTTGATGACCTTTCACCGAAATCTGGCGGCCAAGGCTCTGACGATTGACCTGCAACATTTATGCGGAGAGTTCCAGCGCGAACTGAGTGCCGCGCTGCTCCGCGTGTCAAAAGAACAACTTCAAACTTGCATCGGGATAAATTCCGGATCGTCCTGA
- a CDS encoding glycosyltransferase family 4 protein, whose amino-acid sequence MRITFLCQYFPPEMGAPSARTFEHARHWASLGHDVTVVTGFPNHPTGIIRPEYRGQFVKRERVEGIDLLRTWVYCAANKGFFRRILNFFSFFFSSLTLGALMTRRPDVVVGTSPQFFCAVAAYYLSRIKRVPFIFEVRDIWPQSAIEMGVLKNRRLIRALEAIEMHLYKQAALIVPVAESTREYLLGKGVAPEKIKIITNGVDAGYLASDSIAPEEVRRELGLDGKFVVSYIGTHGMAHALDVVLDVADRFRHDPDLHFLFIGEGAEKANLKKLAATLSLTNLTFLDQQPRERLLGYYRASDVSLVPLRRLTIFRKVLPSKLFELMGVGCPIICSVEGEAARLVEQAEAGLCIEPENADALFGAINRLRAEPQLRNCMKANGRQFVKTHYLRSVLAEKYLSVIGDRLSVAGKILSDKIAFQPTTNHQPPTTDHQ is encoded by the coding sequence ATGCGAATAACGTTTCTCTGCCAGTATTTCCCACCCGAAATGGGAGCTCCATCGGCTCGCACCTTCGAACATGCACGCCATTGGGCGAGTCTTGGGCATGACGTAACGGTAGTCACAGGGTTCCCCAATCATCCAACCGGCATTATTCGACCGGAATATCGCGGCCAGTTCGTCAAACGCGAACGGGTCGAAGGAATTGATCTGCTCAGAACCTGGGTCTATTGCGCGGCCAATAAAGGATTTTTCCGCCGCATTCTGAACTTCTTTTCCTTCTTTTTTTCGTCGCTGACCCTGGGAGCGTTAATGACCCGTCGGCCTGATGTCGTTGTTGGAACTTCGCCACAATTTTTTTGTGCGGTGGCGGCTTATTATTTAAGTCGTATCAAGCGTGTCCCGTTTATATTTGAAGTTCGCGACATCTGGCCGCAATCGGCGATTGAAATGGGCGTGCTCAAAAATCGCCGGCTGATTCGCGCACTGGAAGCGATTGAAATGCATCTGTACAAACAGGCTGCCTTGATCGTTCCCGTGGCCGAATCAACGCGCGAATATCTGCTCGGCAAGGGCGTCGCCCCCGAAAAAATCAAAATTATCACCAACGGCGTAGATGCGGGCTATCTGGCTTCGGACAGCATCGCTCCAGAAGAAGTACGACGAGAATTGGGACTGGACGGCAAATTCGTGGTTTCGTACATCGGCACGCACGGAATGGCGCACGCTTTGGATGTTGTGTTGGACGTGGCTGACCGGTTCCGTCACGACCCTGATCTGCATTTTCTGTTCATCGGTGAAGGTGCGGAAAAAGCGAATCTGAAGAAGTTGGCCGCAACATTGTCGCTGACGAACCTGACATTTTTGGATCAACAACCGCGCGAACGATTGTTGGGGTATTACAGAGCCAGCGACGTCAGTTTGGTTCCGCTGCGGCGGCTGACGATTTTTCGCAAAGTTTTGCCGTCGAAACTGTTTGAGTTGATGGGCGTCGGATGCCCGATCATTTGCAGCGTCGAAGGCGAAGCCGCGCGATTGGTTGAGCAAGCAGAAGCCGGTTTGTGTATTGAGCCGGAAAACGCCGATGCCTTGTTCGGGGCAATCAATCGGTTGCGGGCCGAACCGCAGTTGAGAAATTGTATGAAAGCCAATGGGCGGCAATTCGTCAAAACCCATTACCTGCGGTCGGTGCTGGCTGAAAAGTATCTCTCGGTGATCGGTGATCGGTTATCGGTGGCCGGAAAAATTTTGTCGGACAAAATTGCTTTTCAACCAACCACCAACCATCAACCGCCGACCACAGACCACCAATGA
- a CDS encoding alginate lyase family protein: MAFRPTEIGSPASSVALKTVETIRHVFMEQFAHWNQPLAEFGDWLDGIQQNRFTFLNRSLTIEPMDWNRRYESHLWNYQLQYFLLAPLAARALIENGEQSVWHSCRSLVEDWIANAKPGSSDGWDAYPVSLRTVNWIYAYALVAEREDETFLARWRASIFDQLGFLRRHLEHHLLANHLLKNVKALVVGGLFFQNENWLWKGEQLLWREFDEQVLSDGGHYERSPMYHAQAMADFLETYALLARFGRIERDEKIEAKLRAMADFLAAMSYQDGSLALFNDSANAMETRPKPLLESARRILGSLANGCANTFPQTGYYVWASSGEREKIVVDAGAPSVRYNTAHAHCDLLSYELWLDGQPFIVDSGVHGYGGDRFREYCRSTRAHNTVMFDDIEQSEVWSTFRMARQAKLIEAGSSGGGNTWNFHGKFARYDGRIVHARQIHRNEQGNWMVTDSVLQGKVRLASSFIHLHPAVEAEQIGAAKILCRHGRRRVVIEAFSDQDVVIQTTIVVGCESSIQGWQFPNFGVSIPSATIQFDYQITRGNAFGYRICSDLTI; encoded by the coding sequence ATGGCGTTTCGTCCGACTGAAATCGGTTCACCAGCTTCTTCGGTTGCGCTGAAAACGGTGGAAACCATTCGTCACGTGTTCATGGAGCAATTCGCGCATTGGAATCAACCGCTGGCGGAATTTGGCGACTGGCTGGATGGAATTCAGCAAAACCGGTTCACGTTTCTAAATCGCAGTTTGACGATTGAGCCGATGGACTGGAATCGGCGATATGAAAGCCATCTTTGGAATTATCAACTACAGTATTTCTTGTTGGCTCCGCTGGCGGCGCGAGCCCTTATTGAAAATGGCGAACAGTCAGTTTGGCATTCTTGCCGGAGTTTAGTTGAAGATTGGATTGCGAATGCGAAGCCAGGAAGCAGTGATGGTTGGGATGCGTATCCGGTTTCACTGCGAACGGTGAACTGGATTTACGCGTATGCTTTGGTGGCGGAACGCGAAGACGAAACTTTTTTGGCCAGATGGCGAGCAAGCATTTTTGATCAACTGGGATTTTTGCGCCGTCATCTGGAACATCATTTATTAGCGAATCACCTGTTGAAAAACGTCAAGGCATTGGTTGTGGGCGGCCTGTTTTTTCAAAACGAAAATTGGCTGTGGAAGGGGGAGCAGTTGTTGTGGCGCGAATTTGACGAGCAGGTGTTGTCGGACGGCGGGCATTACGAACGCTCGCCGATGTATCACGCGCAGGCGATGGCGGATTTTCTGGAAACTTATGCGCTGCTCGCAAGGTTTGGCCGCATTGAACGCGATGAAAAGATCGAAGCCAAATTACGGGCGATGGCGGATTTTCTGGCAGCAATGAGTTATCAGGACGGCTCGCTTGCCTTGTTCAACGACTCGGCAAACGCAATGGAAACGCGACCAAAGCCGCTGCTCGAATCAGCAAGGCGAATTCTGGGATCTTTGGCTAATGGTTGCGCAAACACCTTTCCGCAAACGGGATATTACGTTTGGGCTTCATCGGGTGAGCGGGAAAAAATTGTTGTTGATGCCGGAGCGCCTTCGGTCAGGTACAACACGGCGCACGCGCATTGCGATCTGCTGAGTTACGAATTGTGGCTGGATGGTCAGCCGTTCATTGTGGATTCCGGAGTGCATGGTTACGGTGGCGACCGATTTCGCGAATACTGCCGTTCGACGCGTGCGCACAACACTGTGATGTTCGACGACATTGAACAGTCGGAAGTGTGGAGCACATTCCGTATGGCTCGGCAGGCAAAGTTGATTGAAGCGGGATCAAGCGGCGGGGGAAACACCTGGAACTTTCACGGAAAGTTTGCGCGATATGATGGCAGGATCGTTCATGCGCGGCAGATTCATCGAAACGAACAAGGGAATTGGATGGTGACTGATTCCGTTTTGCAGGGAAAGGTCCGATTGGCTTCCAGCTTCATCCATTTGCACCCGGCGGTTGAAGCGGAGCAAATTGGCGCAGCAAAAATTCTTTGCCGTCATGGACGCCGGAGGGTTGTGATTGAAGCGTTTTCCGATCAAGATGTCGTTATACAAACAACAATCGTAGTAGGTTGTGAATCCTCGATTCAAGGTTGGCAGTTCCCGAACTTTGGTGTTTCTATCCCCAGTGCGACAATTCAATTCGATTATCAAATCACCCGTGGCAACGCATTCGGTTATCGAATCTGTAGTGATCTGACGATTTGA
- a CDS encoding bi-domain-containing oxidoreductase: MKQVIQNFRSGVLKVDDVPETICRRGGILVGNVASLVSAGTEKMTVDLAQKSLVGKAKERPDLVRQVISKFRRDGLMATLRTVKAKLDTPVALGYSCAGVVREVGRDVEDFQVGDRVACAGMNYASHAETVFVPKNLAVKIPDDVSFDEAAFVTLGAIALQGVRTAEAKLGDAVAVIGLGLLGQLTVQVLKAAGCRVIGIDLDASKVALAHEFGCDAGTLRDEDVESAVKQFTDGFGTDAVIVTAAADTNDPVELAGAIARDRAVISMVGAVRMDIPRKVYYEKELQLRLSRSYGPGRYDAEYEERGKDYPIGYVRWTERRNMQEFLRLVATKAIKLDRLITHRIPIARAEQAYEIITGKTQQQYLAILLTYSEFVGERDGKLVSLRPARKAADVRLGVIGAGNFAKSVLLPRLAKIGGVNLVGLATATGRTAKAVGEQFGFEICTTDFRELLQREDINTVLIATRHDTHAVMTAEAVRAGKTVFVEKPLATSEESLAEVVAAVEQTNARVLVGFNRRFSSLSAELKQFVEGVGALAITYRVNAGEIPRESWIQQDEGGGRILGEVCHFVDYLQFLAGGEPTEVFAYRNATGTDTLSVVIKFGDGSVGNINYFATGDRGLPKERVEVFGGGRSAVLDDFRQLELWREGKRKTSRRMSQDKGFDQELSAFVVAAREGREMPIDWRSLVLTTLATLRIEDSLRSGKPEAVNFKPEI; encoded by the coding sequence ATGAAGCAAGTAATTCAAAACTTTCGCTCCGGCGTGCTGAAAGTAGACGACGTGCCGGAAACCATCTGCCGCCGCGGCGGCATTTTGGTTGGTAACGTTGCGTCGCTTGTGAGCGCGGGAACGGAAAAGATGACGGTTGACTTGGCGCAAAAATCGCTGGTCGGCAAAGCCAAAGAACGCCCCGATCTGGTTCGGCAAGTCATCAGTAAATTTCGTCGTGATGGATTGATGGCGACGCTTCGGACGGTGAAGGCAAAACTCGATACGCCGGTGGCGCTTGGGTACAGTTGCGCTGGCGTGGTGCGCGAAGTCGGACGCGACGTGGAAGATTTTCAGGTCGGCGACCGCGTCGCCTGCGCCGGAATGAATTACGCCTCGCACGCTGAAACGGTCTTTGTGCCGAAAAATCTGGCTGTCAAAATTCCTGATGACGTCAGTTTTGATGAAGCCGCGTTTGTCACGCTTGGCGCGATTGCGCTGCAAGGAGTGCGCACGGCGGAAGCCAAGCTTGGCGATGCTGTTGCGGTGATCGGGCTGGGCTTGTTGGGCCAACTGACCGTACAGGTTTTGAAAGCCGCTGGTTGCCGTGTCATCGGCATTGACCTGGACGCGAGCAAAGTTGCGCTGGCGCATGAATTCGGTTGCGATGCCGGCACGTTGCGAGACGAAGATGTGGAATCGGCGGTTAAACAATTTACGGACGGGTTTGGCACAGATGCGGTGATTGTGACGGCGGCGGCAGACACGAATGACCCGGTTGAACTGGCCGGAGCGATTGCTCGCGACCGCGCAGTGATTTCCATGGTTGGTGCTGTGCGGATGGATATTCCGCGCAAGGTGTATTACGAAAAGGAATTGCAGCTAAGGCTGTCGCGGTCGTATGGACCGGGACGTTACGACGCCGAATACGAAGAGCGCGGCAAGGATTACCCCATCGGGTACGTTCGCTGGACGGAACGCCGAAACATGCAGGAATTTTTGCGGCTGGTGGCGACGAAAGCGATCAAACTGGATCGTTTGATCACGCATCGCATCCCCATTGCGCGGGCCGAACAGGCTTACGAAATCATCACCGGGAAAACGCAGCAACAGTATCTGGCGATTCTGCTGACGTATTCTGAATTTGTTGGCGAACGAGATGGCAAGTTGGTGAGCTTGCGCCCGGCGCGCAAAGCCGCGGACGTTCGGCTGGGAGTCATCGGCGCGGGCAATTTCGCCAAAAGCGTGTTGCTGCCTCGGTTGGCAAAAATCGGCGGCGTCAATTTGGTTGGTTTGGCCACGGCCACAGGGCGGACGGCCAAAGCCGTCGGCGAACAATTTGGCTTTGAAATTTGCACAACCGATTTCCGCGAATTGCTACAGCGCGAAGACATCAACACGGTTTTGATTGCCACGCGGCACGATACGCATGCGGTGATGACTGCCGAAGCCGTGCGCGCTGGCAAAACGGTATTCGTCGAAAAGCCGTTGGCGACAAGCGAAGAATCATTGGCCGAAGTCGTTGCCGCCGTTGAACAAACAAACGCGCGTGTGTTGGTGGGGTTCAATCGCCGCTTTTCTTCCTTGTCAGCGGAGCTGAAACAGTTTGTTGAAGGAGTTGGCGCGCTGGCGATTACTTATCGCGTCAACGCAGGCGAAATTCCCAGGGAAAGCTGGATTCAACAGGATGAAGGGGGCGGCCGCATTCTCGGCGAAGTTTGTCATTTTGTGGATTACCTGCAATTCCTGGCTGGGGGTGAGCCAACGGAAGTTTTCGCATATCGAAACGCGACCGGAACCGACACTCTGAGCGTCGTCATCAAATTCGGCGATGGTTCCGTCGGCAACATCAATTACTTCGCGACGGGCGACCGTGGGCTGCCGAAAGAGCGTGTGGAAGTGTTTGGCGGCGGACGTTCCGCGGTGCTGGATGATTTTCGGCAGCTTGAGTTGTGGCGTGAGGGCAAACGAAAAACTTCCAGGCGAATGTCGCAAGACAAAGGTTTTGATCAGGAACTTTCAGCCTTTGTCGTAGCCGCGCGAGAAGGCAGGGAAATGCCGATTGACTGGCGAAGCCTGGTCCTGACGACGCTGGCGACCTTGCGAATTGAAGACTCCCTGCGAAGCGGAAAGCCGGAAGCTGTTAATTTCAAACCTGAAATTTGA